The following is a genomic window from Desulfuromonas acetoxidans DSM 684.
GCGATTCGCAACATCAACGAAGCCTATCAGTGTCTGATGGATTACTGTTCAACGTACCGTTTCTCATTTAGTCATGAAGAATTTATGGTGCAAAACCCGGAAGAACGCTTGCGTGAGCAATTTTCCTATGATCCGGTCTGGGGAGGTCGTGATCCGGACAAAAAACATCTTTAGCAGGACACGAGCTGTCACTTTGGAAAGAAAAACTGCCAAATATCTTGAACGATTAATTGTTCAGATCATTCTGAAGTCTTAGCTTGCAGGTAAGCTCAGGAAGCGTAACGAAACCAACGGACAAGTAG
Proteins encoded in this region:
- a CDS encoding J domain-containing protein, whose protein sequence is MNYHQLKNALELFAIQDRASLKEIKLRHKALVKKHHPDAGGDDSEAIRNINEAYQCLMDYCSTYRFSFSHEEFMVQNPEERLREQFSYDPVWGGRDPDKKHL